A region of Mesorhizobium sp. AR02 DNA encodes the following proteins:
- a CDS encoding MbcA/ParS/Xre antitoxin family protein translates to MQLQSIVTTPATVGSAISEEEAGALARTTVNLFKAWNLTDLEACILLGGMSARTWARWKEGGIGRIDRDLRTRMAHLMGIHKGLRYLFTEPARGYAWIRKPNATFGGQSALDLMLRGEISDLAAMREWLDAERGAW, encoded by the coding sequence ATGCAGCTTCAGTCCATCGTCACCACGCCGGCCACGGTCGGGTCAGCCATTTCGGAGGAAGAGGCGGGCGCCCTGGCGCGCACCACGGTCAATCTGTTCAAGGCGTGGAACCTCACCGATCTGGAGGCTTGCATCCTGCTCGGTGGCATGTCGGCACGGACCTGGGCGCGCTGGAAGGAGGGCGGCATCGGCCGCATCGACCGCGACCTGCGCACCCGCATGGCGCATCTGATGGGCATCCACAAGGGCCTGCGCTATCTCTTCACCGAGCCGGCGCGCGGCTATGCCTGGATCCGCAAGCCCAATGCCACTTTCGGCGGCCAGTCGGCGCTCGACCTGATGCTGCGCGGCGAAATCTCCGACCTTGCCGCGATGCGCGAATGGCTCGATGCGGAGCGTGGTGCATGGTGA
- a CDS encoding RES family NAD+ phosphorylase yields the protein MVSGLAVRRRVHWHQTFRIIRSIHPPIDLFEDIADPRDWEALASVEEKTNPRIRLEIGDLGKVTAARRVSGPGASFVMAPFVHCSTLRPRRFSDGSYGLYYAGDSEDVALAETIHHHQNFMRATNEDPGWTADFRVLIGSVDRDLDDVNAVPGVLDPDDYTASQAEGRALRAQGSDGLVWNSVRMPEGQGIGIFWPDVIPVPVQGRHYSYHWDGKRVDFVRQHDTGKVLSVT from the coding sequence ATGGTGAGTGGGCTCGCGGTCCGGCGCCGCGTCCACTGGCACCAGACGTTTCGCATCATCCGCTCCATCCATCCGCCGATCGACCTCTTCGAGGACATTGCCGATCCGCGCGACTGGGAGGCACTGGCCTCGGTGGAGGAGAAGACCAACCCGCGCATCCGGCTGGAGATCGGCGACCTCGGCAAGGTTACGGCCGCAAGGCGGGTGTCCGGCCCTGGCGCCAGCTTCGTCATGGCGCCCTTCGTGCATTGTTCGACGCTGCGGCCCCGCCGCTTCTCGGATGGCAGCTACGGCCTCTATTATGCCGGCGACAGCGAGGATGTGGCGCTGGCCGAAACCATCCACCACCACCAGAATTTCATGCGTGCGACCAATGAGGACCCGGGCTGGACGGCGGACTTTCGCGTGCTGATCGGCAGCGTCGACCGCGACCTCGATGACGTCAACGCGGTGCCCGGCGTGCTCGACCCCGACGACTACACCGCCTCGCAGGCCGAAGGGCGGGCGCTGCGGGCGCAAGGCAGCGACGGGCTGGTGTGGAACAGCGTGCGCATGCCTGAGGGCCAAGGCATCGGCATCTTCTGGCCCGACGTCATCCCCGTTCCGGTGCAGGGCCGGCACTACAGCTACCACTGGGACGGCAAGCGCGTGGATTTCGTGCGCCAGCACGACACGGGCAAGGTGCTTTCGGTCACCTGA
- a CDS encoding ArsR/SmtB family transcription factor: MDHDIILKALAHPFRRDVLAWLKEPEQHFAAQAHPLEMGVCASQFDHRGLAQSSVSAHLATLASADLVTTRRVGQWVFYKRNEETIAAFQAALSDL, encoded by the coding sequence ATGGACCACGACATCATATTGAAGGCACTGGCGCATCCGTTCCGACGCGATGTCCTGGCGTGGCTGAAGGAGCCTGAACAGCACTTCGCCGCGCAGGCGCATCCGCTCGAAATGGGCGTCTGCGCCAGCCAGTTCGACCATCGCGGCCTGGCGCAGTCCAGCGTCTCGGCACATCTGGCGACACTGGCGTCGGCCGACCTCGTGACGACGCGGCGGGTCGGCCAATGGGTGTTCTACAAGCGCAACGAAGAAACCATCGCCGCCTTCCAGGCCGCCTTGTCCGATCTCTGA
- a CDS encoding alkene reductase — protein sequence MATLFDPLRAGDLALANRIVMAPLTRNRSPNAVPGDLSVTYYSQRATAGLIVTEATAISHQGQGYANVPGLYGADQLAGWKRVTDAVHKAGGKIVVQLWHVGRISHTTLQPGGGKPVAPSAIRANSKTFLVKPDGSGEFAETSEPRALDAAELPGIVEDFCRAAKAAIEVAGFDGVEIHGANGYLIDQFLRSGTNHRTDEYGGSIENRTRFLFEVVDAVTGAVGAGRTGIRLSPVTPANDTSDADPQPLFNHVVAGLGSRGLAYIHIVEGATGGARDFSQGDGPFDYEELKATYRKAGGTGAWLVNNGYDKELAEKAVGYGYADLVAFGKLFIANPDLVSRLKRNAGLNDPDKATFYGGDARGYTDYPTAA from the coding sequence ATGGCTACCCTCTTTGATCCCTTGCGGGCCGGTGATCTCGCGCTGGCGAACCGCATCGTCATGGCGCCGCTGACGCGTAACCGCTCGCCCAATGCGGTGCCCGGCGACCTCTCGGTGACCTATTACAGCCAGCGCGCCACGGCTGGCCTGATCGTGACCGAGGCCACCGCCATCAGCCATCAGGGCCAGGGCTATGCCAACGTGCCCGGCCTCTATGGCGCGGATCAGCTGGCCGGCTGGAAGCGTGTCACCGATGCCGTTCACAAGGCCGGCGGCAAGATCGTCGTGCAGCTCTGGCATGTCGGACGCATCTCGCACACGACGTTGCAGCCCGGTGGCGGCAAGCCGGTGGCGCCGTCGGCGATCAGGGCAAACTCCAAGACGTTCCTGGTCAAGCCGGATGGCAGCGGCGAGTTCGCCGAGACCTCCGAGCCGCGCGCGCTCGATGCCGCCGAACTTCCCGGCATCGTCGAGGATTTCTGCCGCGCCGCCAAGGCGGCGATCGAGGTAGCGGGTTTCGACGGCGTCGAGATCCATGGCGCCAATGGCTATCTCATCGACCAGTTCCTGCGCTCGGGCACCAATCATCGTACCGATGAGTATGGCGGCTCGATCGAGAACCGGACGCGCTTCCTGTTCGAGGTGGTCGACGCTGTCACGGGCGCCGTCGGCGCCGGCAGGACGGGGATCAGGCTGTCCCCGGTGACTCCCGCCAACGACACCTCGGATGCCGATCCGCAGCCGCTGTTCAATCATGTGGTGGCCGGCCTGGGCAGCCGCGGCCTCGCCTATATCCATATCGTCGAGGGCGCGACCGGTGGGGCGCGCGACTTCAGCCAGGGCGACGGGCCGTTTGACTACGAAGAACTGAAGGCCACCTATCGCAAGGCCGGCGGCACTGGCGCCTGGCTGGTGAACAATGGCTACGACAAGGAACTGGCCGAAAAGGCTGTCGGATACGGCTATGCCGACCTTGTCGCGTTCGGCAAGCTGTTCATCGCCAATCCCGACCTCGTCAGCCGGCTGAAGCGCAATGCCGGACTGAACGATCCGGACAAGGCGACGTTCTATGGCGGAGACGCCAGGGGCTATACGGACTACCCGACGGCGGCCTGA
- a CDS encoding substrate-binding domain-containing protein has translation MAPAKKAVVMIYAAGSLRHVLPSLVSAFQSISGMTAETRLGPAGLLRERIEAGERPDIFLSASFAHPARLAELKLARPAVVFARNTMAAAVRRDAGFTTRNFVERLLDPTIGIATSTPLKDPSGDYAWAIFRRIDQARPGSFALLDAKAQKLVGGSETSNIPGRYDPIAAALAAGTAHVFLGSRTGLKGLAQEAEGVDIVDIPATVNVVPEYGLATLEGCSPAGQALALFILSSVGQGILRDFGFLPVALPQGM, from the coding sequence ATGGCGCCAGCGAAAAAAGCCGTGGTCATGATCTATGCGGCCGGCAGCCTGCGCCATGTCTTGCCGTCGCTGGTCTCGGCTTTCCAGTCGATTTCAGGCATGACCGCCGAGACACGGCTTGGCCCCGCCGGCCTGCTGCGCGAGCGCATCGAGGCTGGCGAGCGGCCCGACATTTTTCTCTCGGCGAGCTTTGCCCATCCGGCCCGGCTTGCCGAGCTGAAGCTGGCGCGGCCGGCGGTGGTCTTCGCCCGCAACACCATGGCCGCCGCCGTGCGCCGCGACGCCGGCTTCACCACGAGGAATTTCGTCGAGAGGCTGCTTGATCCCACGATCGGTATCGCCACCTCGACGCCGCTGAAAGATCCCTCCGGTGACTATGCCTGGGCGATCTTCCGGCGCATCGACCAGGCGCGGCCCGGCAGCTTCGCGCTGCTCGACGCCAAGGCGCAGAAGCTGGTCGGCGGCTCGGAAACATCAAACATTCCCGGCCGCTACGACCCGATCGCGGCAGCACTTGCCGCCGGCACCGCCCATGTCTTCCTCGGTTCTCGTACAGGCCTGAAAGGGCTGGCGCAGGAGGCCGAGGGTGTCGACATCGTGGACATTCCGGCGACCGTGAATGTCGTGCCGGAATATGGGCTGGCGACGCTGGAAGGGTGTTCGCCGGCAGGACAGGCACTGGCGCTGTTTATTCTCTCGTCGGTCGGGCAGGGGATCTTGCGCGATTTCGGGTTTTTGCCGGTGGCGCTGCCGCAAGGGATGTGA